Below is a window of Armatimonadota bacterium DNA.
GTTCGCTGCCGGTGCAACTTGACACCTCAATCCGCAAGCCCTAAACTGGTAGCCAATTATCCTTAGAGGCAGGAACAGTGGATATGCTTTGTTTTCTCCTGTGCGCAGTAATCCTTATGACAGCGGAAATATCCCATGCCGCCGTCCCGCCGCCATATGAGCCGGTTAAGGCTACTGGGGCAGAAATAAGATGTCTCGGCAGGATAATCAGGCTTGGGCCGATGTTGTTGCCAGCCCAGATAAAATCGGCTGGTAAAGACCTGCTTTCCAGTCCTATAACCCTCATTGTAGACCCAATATCGGCACTTGATGGGCTTGCTGGCAAGGGCAAGGTGGTCGCTAACAATGGCGACTCGGCAGTTTTGGAATGGGAGGGAGAATCGCAGGCATTCAGTATTAAAGTACGCTTGACGGCTGATTGCGATGGCTTTTGTTGGTATAACATCACTCTTGTACCAAAGCAACCGACAAGGCTGTCTTCTCTAGCTCTGTCTATTCCTCGGCGTAAGGAGACGGCGGAATATGTGCACACTGCGAATTTTACTTGGGGACAGGGTATATCGCAAGGGTTGGCAGAGCTTGGCGGAAATTGGTGTGGGGGCTTCATGCCTTATGTCTGGATTGGCGATGAAGAAAGGGGACTGGCGTGGTGCTGTGAATCTGACGAGGGCTGGAACCTAAAAGATGCAAAAAGCGCGCTTTCCATAGCAAGCTTAGAATCTGCAGTGCTTTTTAAAGCCGCCCTGCTAGACCACCTTGAGAACATCAGCTTGCCAATAAATATGAGGTTCGGAATACAAGCAACTCCTGTGAAGCCGGTTTCGTTTGATTGGCGTGCAAAGGTGCGCATATTCCACGGCATCACCTATGATTGGGTAGTCCCAAGAAAGGACGACAGGATGCCGCTAGACCTGCTTCAAAGAGCTGGCGTTAAGACCGTAATTTACCATGACATGTGGCCCACGTATTATGGCCAGCTTGTTCCCAGTTCGCCGGAACAGTTCCGCAAGCTGGTTGATGAGTGCCATAAGCGAGGAATCAGGTTCCTTGTATATGTTGGCTATGGATTGGCTCGGAATGCGCCAGAAATGCAGGGCCATCATGATGAGTGGTCCATCTTACCGCTTATACCTTGGGTTCCCAGCTACAAACCCGAGTTCCGCACTTTCGATGCTTGCTGTCCGAGGAGCGGCTGGGCCCGATGGCTTGTGGCAGGTATTGATAAACTTTTCTCAACCTTTGATTTAGACGGCATTTACTTTGACGGCACAAGCGAAGCATTTCGGTGCCAGAATGAGAAGCACGGCTGTGGCTGGCGCGACGCAGAGGGCAATCTTTATGCTACCTATGCAATTCTTGCTGCTCGGAGCCTTATGCGGCAAATCGCCGATGTCGTGCGTAAGCACAATCCCAATGCAATTCTCGACGTCCACATGTCTGACAACCTAACGGTCCCGACGCTTTCATTCTGTGATAGCTATTGGGATGGTGAGCAATTCGAGGTTTATAATGCTGATGATAAGGTTGAAATACCGCTCGACCAATTCCGAACGGAGTTCATGGGATATGCCCACGGCTTGGACGCACAATTTCTCTGCTATGAAAACCGCCCGTTTTCATTTGACGAAGCAATTGCAATTGCTTGGCTACATGGAGTAGAGGTTCGTCCGATAAACAAAAACCAATTACGGAAGGTTGTACCTATTTGGGGGGCACTTGACCGGTTTGGTGCTCCATCGGCTAAGTGGCTGCCCTATTGGAAAGGGTCTGGTGTATTTTGCTCAGATTCGTCCGTTAGGGCTAGTGCATTTGCAAAAGATGGCAGAGCGCTAATATTCGTAAGCCATCTCAAGCGCGAACCGCTTTCCACTACCTTGGTAGTCGACCCTAAAATTCTCGGGCTTCCCTCGGAGAAGCTCTCGGCGACCAATGCCATTACTGGCAAACCATTTGAGATTGAGGGGTTCTCAATTCCGCTTGTATTTGAAGGGATGGATTGGAAGCTTATTGAAGTGAAGTAGCCTTAATTATAGGTTAGATGCGCCTATCTGTATTTCCCTGGCCAAAAATCATAGGTTGGAATCCCGAGCATTATGCCTAGAATGGTCCACAGGCTGCCGATAGTAATCTCGCCTAGTATTAAGCCAAAGAAGAATGGGAGCGCCTTTCGATACATTTTTAGTCCGCCGAATTTCAATGTGATAAATTTGGCTGTACTTCCGATGAGAAGCGGCATCCAAAGCTGTGCGACTCCCCAACTCGGTGCAAGGGCATAAGCAAGCGGATGTAAAGGGAACGCCAAAAACCGCATCCTCAGCCATCCAAGGCACATTGAGACGATGAATCCTACCCCAACGAAAGCCATGGCGACTTTGTTTGGCGGGGTAGGTTGTTTTAGCCAGCGCTCAAGTGGTCCAAAGACGTAGCGGCCGTGCTCCACGACATAGATATCCATGTTTGCCGTCGCCCCACCATTGCGAAATATGGTATGAAGGAGCTGCCAAAATCCCAGCGGCATTGCAACTATACCTGCGATGACTATGGCGTAAAATATACTGCGGGCGGCTGTATTTGTGCGTTCAGAGAGCTTAAATGCCTCGGCTTGATGCGGTGCAGGATGGCTGGCATAGCTTATGTTGAACCAGGAGAATGTAGAGAATCCGACGAGCGTTTGCGTTGGTATGTTTTCCGTTCCCAAGGCAGTTGTAAGTACGTAATGGGGTCCCATTGGATACATGTCAGGTACAGGAAACCCCAGTTCTGACCTTATGCGGCTTATGATTATGCAGAAAACGAAATAGAGCAGGAAGAAGATTACAATCGCCCATGCGGCCATCCCAGTAAAATAGGCAAAGATTCCCAGAAAGACAAAGCCGCCAATCGCCCCCAGTATTGCTGTTCTATAACTAATTGCCTCATTGGACTCATCAATCTCTTTTGTGCCTCGAAAAGCAGTGCGGAATACACTTCGCAGATAGCTTCGGCTAGCCCACATGCTCATGATGAGAAAGCCTAGGTATGCCCCATATGCCTGGCTGTTTAGAAAGGGATATGCCTGGTCCAAACCACCTGCCGCTACTCTCAACTCATGTAGGCCGATGACTCGACTTCCGACTAGTTCGAGCTTGCCAATCCAATAGAAGAACCAGCAGGAAAATGAGAGCTCAAGCGGCATAAGAAACGCCAGCCCGATAGCCCAGAAGTAGAAGCCCATTGGGATATAGCCCATCGCATTCCATGGAGGGTCGGTAACATACTTGCCGATGTCCACGCGTGTTATTCTTATATGGGGGACGGATGGATAGAGATAGTTCAAACCTGCGAGGAGGGTTAGCGTACCTGAGAAAGCAAATCCAATCCACATGTGTTTGCTTTTAAAAAGGGAGTAGGACTCGTCGGTCATCTCCAGGGGAAGCTGAATGATTGGAAAAGTGAGCTTCTCTGCTTCAACCCATTGCTTCCGGAGGATGCAGTTAATGCAAAGCATGGTGAATATAAGAACCGCCGTAAAAATTGACCACCAAAATATAGGCACCAACCATGGAACAAAATTAGTTGGGTCATAAAGCGAGGAGTTGCCGTAGTAAAAATTTCTTAGGCTTTCTTGATTATTTACAAAAAGCCATTTTGGGAGCCGGGGCACTATCAGTTCGCCCCACTTGTTCTCAGGCGTTTGGAAAAATGATGCATATCCCATGGCTGAAACGAGGATTGACATCATGCAGTGCGAACAAACGCCGCTTGTAATGGAAATTACTATATAAATTGTAAGCATTTCCATTCGCGATAGAGCGATATTGGGCCACCGGCGCTTGATTAGCATATTGACAACAGTAAGTACTAGGAGAGTGAAGACGCAATTGTAGAACGGTGCCGCATAAGTGGGGTATGAAGTGCGTACCGCCTCGAGTTGTACCACCCAGTAGTCGTTGATGGCAGCGAGGACAAGCGCGAGAGCGATTGACCTTTTAGTAACTCCTCGATTCGGCCGATTTGTTGGTGGCATGTCCATGGTCAAGGAGTATGATATGGAGAATTGTAGAGATTGTAAAGATGCATGAGGTTCATGAGGTATTTAATAGAAAGAATAGGTGCCAAAGCAAGTTTGGATTCAGCGTCCTATCATGCGGGTTTTTCTCCGCGAAGTTTGCTATAATCTAACTACTGTGTATTGTTTTCATGCAGAAATTTTAGATAAAGAAGTGCTTTGAAGGTGTGCCCATGTTATCTTGCAATTTTGTCATTTTTGTTGCACTGCTTATGCTTTTTGCCGGAACAATAGCGCAGGTGGACGGGTCTGCGCCGAGAAAACTTGCAAAGCCGGTCGAGGATGGGTTTTGGCTTAGGCCGTCAAAGGAATGCCCAGCTGAACCAATTATCGGACATAAGGATGGCCTCCGGATAAGTGTTCACCCTATCCATAATGGTCCAAGGGGATTAATCCGAATCCATGTGCCGTATGTTAACCCTGGCGAGCATTCAATAGTCAATTTCATCGCCATCGAACCCATTGTGGGTGGCAAACGTGGGTTCTCAGAGCTTGAACGAAGCAAATTGGACAATCAGCAAGGCCTTAGGATGTGGTTCTCCGACTCACAAGATGCATCCGAAAAGCTCCCCTGTGACACGCCACAAGGTGAAATTAGCCATGTAATAGTGGCTGGCAAGCGGATAGAGACTTTATCTGTTTACCTTCATGTCGAGAAATTTGAAAATGGAGCGCATCCATACTTAAAAGTAATTTTTCGAGAAGACCGCCCAAATGAAGTTGGCTTTCAAGTCTACGCCCACAAAGACAGCGCTCAAATGGAGTCTTGTATCCTCACAGCAACAATGGGTAATTACACCAGATGTCGGCTGCTTTGGCTGAAGGATGAGGTTGTGGATAGTCGAGATATTTGGAAGGATTATCAGGGGAGTGACTTTGTGTATACAGATGATTTCCCAGAGGAGCGAATAAGGCGCGAAAAGG
It encodes the following:
- a CDS encoding DUF6067 family protein; the protein is MDMLCFLLCAVILMTAEISHAAVPPPYEPVKATGAEIRCLGRIIRLGPMLLPAQIKSAGKDLLSSPITLIVDPISALDGLAGKGKVVANNGDSAVLEWEGESQAFSIKVRLTADCDGFCWYNITLVPKQPTRLSSLALSIPRRKETAEYVHTANFTWGQGISQGLAELGGNWCGGFMPYVWIGDEERGLAWCCESDEGWNLKDAKSALSIASLESAVLFKAALLDHLENISLPINMRFGIQATPVKPVSFDWRAKVRIFHGITYDWVVPRKDDRMPLDLLQRAGVKTVIYHDMWPTYYGQLVPSSPEQFRKLVDECHKRGIRFLVYVGYGLARNAPEMQGHHDEWSILPLIPWVPSYKPEFRTFDACCPRSGWARWLVAGIDKLFSTFDLDGIYFDGTSEAFRCQNEKHGCGWRDAEGNLYATYAILAARSLMRQIADVVRKHNPNAILDVHMSDNLTVPTLSFCDSYWDGEQFEVYNADDKVEIPLDQFRTEFMGYAHGLDAQFLCYENRPFSFDEAIAIAWLHGVEVRPINKNQLRKVVPIWGALDRFGAPSAKWLPYWKGSGVFCSDSSVRASAFAKDGRALIFVSHLKREPLSTTLVVDPKILGLPSEKLSATNAITGKPFEIEGFSIPLVFEGMDWKLIEVK